The sequence TCCTTGGAATCCCAGAAAGACGCCTTCGCCTTTTTCGTTGATGGTTTCTTGCAGAATTGTACCTGCGTCGCTACCACCTGGGGCAGAGATATCTACTCCCGCGCCAAAGTTAGAATAGGGTGCTCTTTCGCCATCGGGACCGAAGGCGGAGACGCCGACAACGCGGGGATAACGGGCTGGATAGCTGGCGCCATTGGCGTTTTCATTGCCGGCGGCGGCGATGATGACTACGCCTTTGTTGTAAGCGTAATCAATTGCTTGTTTCATGAGTTGGCTTTCACCACCACCTCCCAAGCTCATGTTAATTACGTCTGCGCCGTTGTCAGCAGCAAATTTAATGGCTTCGGCAATATCTGCGACAGTACCACCACCAAAGGCGTTGAGTACTTTGAGGGGCATAAGTTTAGCTTCGTAGGCTATGCCTGCTACACCATATTTGTTATTTGTGGCTTGGGCAATTGTACCGGCAACATGGGTACCGTGTCCGTTGTCGTCGGTGGCTTCTTCGCGGTCGTTGACGAAATCGTAGCCTTTGACGAATTTTGTTTCGTACAAGTCCCGGACTTTAGTAATGCCGGTGTCAATAACTGCAACTGTGACACCACTACCTTTGGTGCGGCTCCAAGCACCTTCAATGCTGATTTTGTGGAAATTCCACTGTTTGCTGTAGTATTGGTCGTTGGGGCCGGTTAGTGAAGGTTTAGCTTGGTCGTCATCTTGGGGGCGCAAGAATTCTCCTAACCACGCGGGTTTACCTTCGGGGATGGTTTTATAGATATAGTTCGGTTCGATGAATTCGGTTGCTGACTTTAATGGAGACTTTTGCAATGCTTGCAGTCGCTGGCGATCGCCTTTGATAATATAAACGTGATCCTGAGCAGAAAACTTATTATCCCACTGGGGTGTAACGTTGTATTGTTTAGCGATCGCTTCTAAGTCTTGCTTGATCACTGCGGCGGGAATATCTTCCCGAAAATCTAACAAAATCGTCTCAAATTCTCCTCTAGCTGCCAATCCCTGAAAGTTCAGGAAACCAAACACCGCAGCTCCTAGCGCAATGACAAACAAGCAAAATAATATAAGCCTTTTCATATAAACTCATCACCGCTTTTTGCCAGTTTTCTCACTACCATAACTTATCTACGTCCCTTGTTGGTGTACTTTGCACTTTGTTACAACTTTCACTCGGAATTTAGGACTGTTTAAAAGATGGAACGTGGTCTATTTTGGTTGCCTTTACTAGCAATTTTTTTCTGGTTAGCTTGGCAAGGTTCGCAAGAATATCAAAAGGTTGAGGCTTATCGCGCTTGGGCTGAACAATTCGACCGGGCTAAGTATGATATTTACGCAGTATTGGGTCAAAAAGGTGACAATATTACTTGGGGCAAACCTACTGTAAAAGGCCCGATTAAGTTAGAAACTTTTTCTTTATTTGATGTAAAAAAAATCCATCTTTTGGTAGATGACAAAGTTATAAATATTGAAAATCCGCCGGAAAAAGGTCGGACAATCGAATTAGAATTTCTGTTTCCTGAACCTCAGCACTCAATACGTGTTCCTTTTACAGAAATTCCTTTAGCTGCGGAATGGGGTAAATATTTGCAGGGTGCATGGCAAAACTTGCAATCGGAGGGTGAAAAGTCTTAATCTGGCTGGAAATTAATTTTCAGACTGGCGCACGGGAATTTGAATGATAAACTCTGCTCCTTGTCCAGGAGAGGAAATACATTTTAATGAACCCCGGTGGCGTTCAGTGATAATTTGATAGCTGATTGATAGCCCCATACCAGTACCTTTGCCTACTGGTTTGGTGGTATAAAAGGGGTCAAATAAACGCTTATGTACTGTTTCTGACATACCGGGGCCGTTATCAATGATGCGGATGATGATTTCCTCTGGTGTCAGCATTTGAGTATAGACGCGAATTTCTGGTGATAAGGGACAACTAATTAATGATTCTTCTAAAGCATCTATAGCATTAGCTAAGATATTCATAAATACTTGATTGAGTTGCCCTGCATAACACTCTATTTTTGGTAAATTACCGTATTCTTTAATAACTTTAATTGGGAATAAATAGGGTTTAGCTCTGAGCCGATGGTCTAA is a genomic window of Fortiea contorta PCC 7126 containing:
- a CDS encoding S8 family peptidase — protein: MKRLILFCLFVIALGAAVFGFLNFQGLAARGEFETILLDFREDIPAAVIKQDLEAIAKQYNVTPQWDNKFSAQDHVYIIKGDRQRLQALQKSPLKSATEFIEPNYIYKTIPEGKPAWLGEFLRPQDDDQAKPSLTGPNDQYYSKQWNFHKISIEGAWSRTKGSGVTVAVIDTGITKVRDLYETKFVKGYDFVNDREEATDDNGHGTHVAGTIAQATNNKYGVAGIAYEAKLMPLKVLNAFGGGTVADIAEAIKFAADNGADVINMSLGGGGESQLMKQAIDYAYNKGVVIIAAAGNENANGASYPARYPRVVGVSAFGPDGERAPYSNFGAGVDISAPGGSDAGTILQETINEKGEGVFLGFQGTSMASPHVAGVAALIKAQGIKEPEQVLKVLKQSARVIQDDGLNYYGAGQLNAEAAVTLATEGQISFWDFFRWLRDNGYLNPGFWIDGGAVALIPKILMVVGSYLLAWFLRVYFPFSWSWSLFSGLVAGSSGLFFLKGIYIFDLPQWPFRVLGSSIPELGNSIQGTGTLNPLFASVLIPIILVALLLGHHSGKWFAIGTTLGVAACLTVSALYDPAVWGLGSGNLSRIFLFANAILCYGLARLALQTEKQAT